The nucleotide sequence TCTTAAAACCAATAATTCATTTAACTGATTAATGTTAAAGTATTCAAAATTTTCCATTCGGTATAATTAAAAAAGCATAGTAAAATCAAGTACTATAATTATTTTTTATAGCTTTTTAAAATTTTATATGCCTTATCTTATTCAAAATTAATGTTTTATTACTAAATTTGTAATAGGTAAATATATAATCGATAAATTAATTTTTCGATTTATAAAAATCTTTTTCATAACTATTTTTTTCACACCGGCAGTTTATTCTACCGGTGTGTTTTGTTTTTGACCGTTTAGATATACTGATTCAATTAAATTACTGCCAAAATTATATGGTATGGCGTAAATAGAATGTAACGGTTTGGTTATAAAAAACGATGCTTTTTTACCTTTAGTGATGCTGCCGTAATCATTTTGAACTTCCAGAGCATACGCAGCATTTAAAGTTGCAGCGTTAAAAGCTTCTTCGGGAGTCAGCTTCATTTTAATACACGATGTTGCCACTACAAAATTCATATTGCCACTAGGTGTTGTCCCCGGATTGTAATCTGATGCTATTACCAATGGCAAACCGGCATTTAATAATTTGCGTGCAGGCGTGTACGGAATCGATATAAAATACGAACAGGTTGGCAAAGCCACAGCAATGGTGTTTCCTTTTTTAAGTGCTTCTATATCTGCATCATCAACAATTTCAAGATGATCTACCGTAAGAACGTTTTCTTCCACACACATTTCAATTCCGTTAATTGCCGTAAACTGATTGATATGGATTTTTGATTTTAAGCCGTGATTTGTTGCAGCTTGAATTATTTTTCGAGTTTCATCAACCGTGAAATATCCGGTTTCCAAGAACGCATCAACATAATCTGCCAAGCCCAATTTTGCAATTTCAGGAATCATTACATTGCAAATTTCATCTACAAAACCAGCTTGATTTCCTTTAAATTCGGGTGGAACGGCGTGTGCTCCTAAAAAAGTTGCTTTAATTTTTACAGAGTAATTTTCCTGCAATTTCTTTATAACACGTAACATTTTTAATTCGGCTTCTAAACTTAAACCATAACCCGATTTAATTTCTATAACACCTGTTCCCAAGGCAATCAGCTCTTCTAAACGGTTTGCGGCATCAGCATATAATTCGTCTTCAGCTGTGTTACGCAGTTTTTCTACCGAATTTAAAATTCCGCCGCCGCGTTTGTAAATTTCATCATAGCTTAAACCATTAATTCTGTCAACAAATTCTTGTTCGCGATTGCCTGCATACACAATGTGCGTGTGACTGTCAATATAACTAGGCATAATCATTTTGCCCGAAACATCAACCGATTCGTCAAAACCTGTGGGTACATTTTCCATTGATCCATAATCTGCAATCAAATCATCTTCAATAAGTAAAAACGCATTTTTAATGGACGGAAGCTCTTTCATTTCACTTCCTTTTAAAATAGTATTATTGTTTTCGCGAACCTGAAAAAGTTCTTTTATATTGTAAAATAAGGTTTTCATTTTATTTTAAAGTTTTCAGGAAAAAGCCTTTTCGGTTGAATACAAGGCTCTTATGTGGGTTATCAAAGATAGTCAAGTAACGATTTGGTAACGGTGCTTATTGCTTTGCTTTTCAACACGTTTCCGTTAGCTCACAGCAAATATACAAAATTTATTATTCTCAAAACCATACAAAGGATTTTAATATCCGATTATTACACTTGGTAAAACAGGACAAGAAAAAAGGGCTTTTATTAAACCCTTTTTACGCTGTACAGATATAGCAAACCCTATCTACCGTCCTGCTCGTCCATTTTTTTGATAAGGCTTTCTTTAAGGCTGTCAAGGAATTTAGTTCTGTTCATTTTTCGGGATTTGAGTTCTAAAAACGTGTGATAGAAATCTCCCAAATCAACATTAAAAGTGCTTTCAAAGACTTTGACGATAGGTTTAATATCTGCATTGGCGTTATTGAATATGCCTTGTGAATGTAGTGCATAAATCAATTCGGTTAAAGCGGTCTTGCTACCTGTCCAATGCAGGGTTGTCGGTTTGTCGCTTGTGGCTGTTTTTGATAGTTGGTCTTCGAGGTAGTCCTGTATCAAATCATTGGCAATAATCTTTGCTACTTTGTAATCGTGGGAAGTGGAAAAACTGTGGTCGGTTTCAAAATAGAATGTGTCCAAACTCAATTGAACATTGTGCTTGCCACGAACAAAATAGGTGTGGTCAAGATAAGTGCTGTCGGTTCTGTAATAGCTGTAAAACGCCATATTGTTATCAAAAAACCTTTTGAGCTTTGATAATTCTTTATTGAAATATTCTTCCAAAACTTCTTTTCCGCCATAAGGTCTTTTGGCTTCAATCTTATACACAGCATTGTAATAAATGAGCTTTGCAACGATGGTAGGTTTCTGATGTTTGAAAAAACGGATTTCTTCGTCTTCATCGCTGAACCCTGTTTTTAGCACATATTCCTTTAATTCGGATAGGCATTCTACAATAAGAAGTATAACAGCTTCTATCCGTTGTATGGAGCAATCAGCTTCAACCTCCAATTCGTTGACTGTTGTTTTTAACCTATGTAATGTTTCGTTGTAAAATTTATTCATTCGATTATTTTGAAATGTTTAAGCGCACTATGAGTAGTGAATTGCCAACAGCGCTGTTCCCTCATCAAAAACATCTGTCATTTCAACGATGATGATGATGTTGGTGTTGATGGTGCTGAAAATTACCTATATAATGATGATAAATATGACGGACAACAGCAAAAATTAGGAATATCAATATGGCAGAGAGGAAAATCAGCATTGTCCAATTAAGTATTCGGTGATGCAATCTTTCTACCCTTTTTACAGGCTTTCTTGATTGAGAAATATGCCGATTGGGGATATATTTCTTTTTGCGTATTTTCTTTTTCCTTTTCAAAACTCATAAATTGAAGGGGTTTAAAATTTCATTCGCTGTATTCTTACCGCATTTAAAATTGCCAATAACGCTACGCCAACATCCGCAAAAACAGCTTCCCACATTGTCGCCAATCCACCTGCTCCAAGTACGAGTACAATAGCTTTGACACCGAAAGCCAAACCGATATTTTGCCAAACGATTTTCTTTGTCTGTTTACCGATGTTGATTGCCATAGGTATTTTACTTGGCTTATCGTCCTGTATGACCACATCTGCGGTTTCGATAGTGGCATCACTCCCTAATCCACCCATTGCGATACCTACGTCGCTCAATGCCACAACAGGAGCATCGTTTACACCATCGCCCACAAAAGCAACGCTTTCGCCTTTGGCTTTGATGTCTTTAACTCTGTTTACTTTGTCTTCGGGCAATAAATCTCCAAAGGCATTGTCTATCCCCAACTGCTCCGCTACATATTTCACAACGGTACTTTTATCTCCGCTAAGCATCGTT is from Flavobacterium dauae and encodes:
- the hutI gene encoding imidazolonepropionase — protein: MKTLFYNIKELFQVRENNNTILKGSEMKELPSIKNAFLLIEDDLIADYGSMENVPTGFDESVDVSGKMIMPSYIDSHTHIVYAGNREQEFVDRINGLSYDEIYKRGGGILNSVEKLRNTAEDELYADAANRLEELIALGTGVIEIKSGYGLSLEAELKMLRVIKKLQENYSVKIKATFLGAHAVPPEFKGNQAGFVDEICNVMIPEIAKLGLADYVDAFLETGYFTVDETRKIIQAATNHGLKSKIHINQFTAINGIEMCVEENVLTVDHLEIVDDADIEALKKGNTIAVALPTCSYFISIPYTPARKLLNAGLPLVIASDYNPGTTPSGNMNFVVATSCIKMKLTPEEAFNAATLNAAYALEVQNDYGSITKGKKASFFITKPLHSIYAIPYNFGSNLIESVYLNGQKQNTPVE
- a CDS encoding RteC domain-containing protein yields the protein MNKFYNETLHRLKTTVNELEVEADCSIQRIEAVILLIVECLSELKEYVLKTGFSDEDEEIRFFKHQKPTIVAKLIYYNAVYKIEAKRPYGGKEVLEEYFNKELSKLKRFFDNNMAFYSYYRTDSTYLDHTYFVRGKHNVQLSLDTFYFETDHSFSTSHDYKVAKIIANDLIQDYLEDQLSKTATSDKPTTLHWTGSKTALTELIYALHSQGIFNNANADIKPIVKVFESTFNVDLGDFYHTFLELKSRKMNRTKFLDSLKESLIKKMDEQDGR